AATTTGCAGATCTATTTTGCGGTGCTGGTGGTTTTACACAGGGGTTGGAATCTGCCGGTCTTCAGTGTGTACTTGGAGTTGACAATGACGAGCATGCTGTTGCTGCATACCGATTAAATCACAAACACCATGAATGTTTGAATTTGGACCTGTCATCTTTGGAAAATCAGAAGATAGTATCTAGACAGTTGAAAAAGGAAGGAGTTGACCTAATAGTAGGAGGTCCGCCCTGTCAGGGATTCTCGATATTCGGAAAAAGAAGATTCGTTAACACAAGAAAACATGATGTTAAATCAGACAAGAGGAACGACTTAGTTTTCGCCTACGCCAACATAATAAAAAATGTTAAACCAAATTGGTTCATAATGGAAAATGTTCCTGGCATTATGTCTGCACGCAATGGGGCCTACATAGATGCCATAAGAAAGTTTTTCACCAAAAACAAGTATAGAACCGAAATCAAAATCATCAATACCGCGGATTACGGCGTGCCACAAAAAAGAAAACGTTTCATCCTTTTTGGAACTAAAACCGATTTGATGATTCCGTGGCCGAAACCAAAGTTTTTTGAAAACCCAGAATCATGGCAACTTCCACATAGGACGGTCGGCGAAGTTCTGAATGACTTGTCCAACAAATCAACCGTTGGAAGATACAAGAATCATTTCGTTCCAAGCCACTCAAAAGTTGTTTCCAAGAGATTCTCATACATTGAGGAGGGGGAAAAACTAAATGTCGAGTCTTTACCAGATAATCTCAAAATAGGAACAAAAACTGGAAAGCCGATTTCCAACTATAGTGGTGTTTACAGGCGGCTTCACAGGGACAAACCAGCTAACACAATCGTCCCAGGCCACAATGCTCTTCCAGTTCACCCCACCCTTAATAGAACTCTTACAATAAGGGAAGCTGCGAGAATCCAAACATTCCCGGACAATTTCGAATTTGTGGGTCCAATAGTACAACAAGGACTCCAGGTTGGGAACGCATTTCCATGTTTAGTTGCACAAATAGTTGGTGAGAGATTACGAACCGTAGTAAATAAAAACTGGAATACAGACAGAGCAACCAACTTGGCTAAATATTCCATGTTGGAGAAATAGAATAATGTCAGTAAATCATCATCTTTTAGCCAAGACTGCAACAGATTCCATATTGAAAAAGTTCAAGGAAGGTAATTGGAAATGTTGCGGCAATATTGGAACAAACTTCTATCGAACTGGTGTAGATGCTTCCTTTCCATCCCCGGATGCAGCATTTTATGATAATGGCAACAAGATCATGGTATCATTCGAATTCAAACCCCCAACAGAGAATAAGAGAGGGATTCTCACTGGCCTGGGGCAATCAATAGCTTATTTGAAAACCAGTAGCATTTCATATTTAATCATCCCTAAAAAACTGGAAGACTTCGACTTACAAGACTATATGAAGAATTTATTTTCAAATTTGGTCGGAGGCAAGCTCCCCATAGGCCTGATTGCTTATGATAATGATCACCCATCAGAAGTTTCCGTGATCCACAATGTAGATAGTCTGTTAGAAGTAAAGAAGTTTAACCAGATATCTGAAGGCCGTTTCTGGGCGAAACACCAAGATCTGCCAATCCCATTGTTCCATTTGATACTTCATTGTTATTATCTCAAGAAGATAGGTAAAGTACCAGGTGATGCGTTTGCAGATTGTTGGAAAAATTACCTATTCAAATCAAATTCGTTAAAAACCTTAGAACCTACTGATGTCAAGGACATAAGAGACGAAGTAATCAAGACTTTAGCTGGAAGCAAAAACATTAGGTTTCTAGAGAAAAACCTGAAAAAAGCAAAAAAGTTGTCAGGGGAAAAACAAAAAGAAGCAATATCAAAATTGAAAAAAGATTCCAATACAGAATTCGTTGGCGACAATTATTATAATTCTCTAAAAAAGAACTTCGTAACATTTTTGAAGCATGTTGGATTAGTTGAGTCAACTGGAAATCTAACTGAATACGGTGTTAAGCTTTATCATTTGGGATTGATGAACGGCCCTAACAGCAAAATATTTCAAGATTATTTCTTGAAATGTGTACTGGAAACAGGACGTCATTTGGACTTAATTTTTGACATCGATGGATTATGCAACGAGTACAGAGGTAAAATGACTACAAAAGAAATCACATCAAAAATGAATGATGATTATGAAAAAGGGGGCATGATAAAGCGAAATCCAAATAGAAATGCCGGCAAGACTAGTAGGGTAGGATTTCTCAAATATGAGTTCATATTATGGAGATCTTTGTCTTTAATAGAAAAAACTAAAGGAAAGCCGGATATTTCTTTTAACTGGAAAAAAATAACTGAGGTTTGTTCTTTACCAGAATTATGACTAAAGTTCCACAGAAATTATTGATGGAAATACAGTCGAGGCAAGAGCAGAACGTTCTGGAAAAGTTGAAGGGTTAAAAGAGAATAATACGTTTTAACATTTGTATTAAATTAGGATTGTTTTTTTAATTATCTGGGGCTCGTAGCTCAGCTTGGCTGGAGCGTTCGACTGATAATCGAAAGGTCATGTGTTCGAATCACATCGGGCCCATTAGTTTTTTCTTTATTATTTTAGAAGATAGGAATTTCAATACTATTAGTTCTCAAATATTGTAACAATTCATTGAATTTTTCTTCCAACTGAGTATCTTTTCAGAAAGTTTCTTGATGTTCTTCTCCACTGTCTCAAAGTCAGATATTGTAAGGTGGGGCTCAGCATCAAGATACATCTCCCTCTTCTTGCCCTCAGGTAATTGGTAATACGTATCAAGATAGAAACTGTGGCCCATTAATGCCTCGGCATAGTCTCTACCGCAGACGTTTCCAACTATAGTCCTGAAGTATTTCCTGAACGCATGAAAGTGGATTACCCTCTTTCCGTTCTACATCCTTGCGTCAAATTCTGGCACCTTCTTGATTGCTAATTCTAGGCTATTCTGAAGCAGAGTCTCTGCTGCAAAGAACGGCCCCACAACGCAATCTTGTGTGGTATTATTTTTTCAAAATATGATTTTTCAATTTTGTGATGTCATAATGGATCTAGAAATCAGTCACTAGTTAAAAGCCCTGATCATCTGAGAACTCTTTTTGACCAGACGGGAATTTTTGCAATTAGCAGTCACGATACTAAATGTACTACAACTCAGATAATATTTTTTTCA
This genomic window from Nitrosopumilus ureiphilus contains:
- a CDS encoding DNA cytosine methyltransferase — protein: MKIISLFSGAGGLDLGFKEAGFDCVLASDIMPHAESTYKKNFPEAKFIKKDIRLLRVDEIKKAIGNQKIDVIIGGPPCQGFSNMGNKNSADPKNYLFEKYVDIVNAVQPKCFVFENVKGLFTMFEGRFFDKIVNSFLEIGYDIFYSMIDSSDYGVPQKRERIIIVGSKIDRPFKFPQPNANPFGKITSYKNVGKAINDLIKRKKIPNHIPLNHSEVVVKRYNLIPEGGKLPKPENLPKEIRRKNFGNTYTRLSRNDVSSTIVPGNNALPVHPTLNRSLTPREAARIQTFPDDFIFDGDRRSQCILVGNAVPPLLSAKIAESVSNFMMGTKYEGTEPDGEAHVGTTFSRAKNNPTKSGRATLKFADLFCGAGGFTQGLESAGLQCVLGVDNDEHAVAAYRLNHKHHECLNLDLSSLENQKIVSRQLKKEGVDLIVGGPPCQGFSIFGKRRFVNTRKHDVKSDKRNDLVFAYANIIKNVKPNWFIMENVPGIMSARNGAYIDAIRKFFTKNKYRTEIKIINTADYGVPQKRKRFILFGTKTDLMIPWPKPKFFENPESWQLPHRTVGEVLNDLSNKSTVGRYKNHFVPSHSKVVSKRFSYIEEGEKLNVESLPDNLKIGTKTGKPISNYSGVYRRLHRDKPANTIVPGHNALPVHPTLNRTLTIREAARIQTFPDNFEFVGPIVQQGLQVGNAFPCLVAQIVGERLRTVVNKNWNTDRATNLAKYSMLEK